From the Syntrophomonadaceae bacterium genome, one window contains:
- a CDS encoding lactate utilization protein, with translation MKPVRENLLQKYTAELNKASNDPNIQLALSRAVKSYRENTEAALKRFPHTIKMAEEVLAIKENAIENIDELVAKARQSIEANKGKTYLATSQEDALKLAEDIIGTGKIVVKGKSILGEELEIRDYLIAKGNEVWETDLGEFILQLRHDRPMHIVSPSIHVPREQVAEVFTEFFGREIPPDIATEVAAVREFMREKYFAAHFGMSGSNVVAADCGAMVILENEGNARLCTAVPPVHIVLVGIEKVVPTFQEAMKVAEVTWRYANYTVPGYINIISGPSKTGDIEKVTTYGAHGPKEIHVIFVDNGRSEMAADPLCRQGLYCLRCGGCMYECPVYQLTAGYFGYRYLCGIGAVWTAFVAGGMANALPLIYTCLRCGRCMERCPVKIDVPSMIAELRCRIVDLARKTG, from the coding sequence AGCCGTTAAATCTTATCGGGAAAATACCGAAGCTGCGCTAAAACGTTTCCCCCATACGATCAAGATGGCCGAAGAAGTGCTCGCCATAAAAGAAAATGCCATTGAAAACATTGATGAGTTGGTGGCTAAGGCCCGGCAATCCATCGAAGCCAATAAAGGCAAAACCTATCTGGCCACTTCTCAGGAAGACGCATTAAAATTGGCAGAAGACATAATCGGTACGGGAAAAATTGTGGTCAAAGGCAAAAGTATTTTAGGCGAAGAGCTGGAAATCAGGGACTACCTTATTGCGAAAGGTAACGAAGTCTGGGAAACAGACCTGGGAGAATTTATTTTGCAGCTTAGGCATGACAGGCCCATGCATATTGTTTCCCCTTCCATTCATGTGCCCAGGGAACAGGTAGCGGAAGTCTTCACCGAGTTTTTCGGCCGGGAAATTCCTCCGGATATCGCTACAGAAGTTGCTGCCGTTAGGGAATTCATGAGGGAGAAATATTTTGCTGCCCATTTCGGCATGAGCGGCTCCAACGTGGTAGCGGCAGACTGCGGAGCAATGGTTATCCTGGAAAACGAAGGCAACGCCCGCTTATGCACCGCTGTTCCGCCGGTCCATATTGTTTTAGTGGGAATTGAAAAAGTGGTGCCCACTTTTCAGGAGGCAATGAAGGTAGCCGAAGTTACCTGGCGCTATGCCAACTATACCGTTCCTGGCTACATCAACATCATCAGCGGACCAAGCAAAACAGGAGATATTGAAAAGGTTACTACCTATGGAGCTCACGGCCCCAAGGAAATACATGTGATCTTTGTGGATAACGGCCGTAGTGAAATGGCTGCCGATCCTCTTTGCAGGCAGGGTTTGTATTGCTTAAGATGCGGGGGTTGCATGTATGAATGCCCTGTCTACCAGCTGACTGCCGGGTATTTTGGTTATCGTTATCTTTGCGGTATTGGAGCTGTCTGGACAGCCTTTGTGGCAGGCGGTATGGCTAACGCGCTGCCACTGATTTATACCTGTCTCCGCTGTGGCCGATGCATGGAGCGCTGCCCTGTCAAAATTGATGTTCCATCGATGATCGCCGAACTTCGCTGCCGAATAGTTGATCTGGCCCGTAAAACGGGTTAA
- the lgt gene encoding prolipoprotein diacylglyceryl transferase — protein sequence MYPILFSIGDFSVYSYAVTLAIAFAVGVFCLVREASKAGLPEEKMLEMSIWIMVAAIIGSRLLYVIIEWPSFAADPLAVFAVRSGGLSFHGGLAGGLLAGIWYARRHMLPVGKVADLVAPYLVLGYSIVRIGCLLNGCCFGQPSGVVWALPAAYLDSTLRHPTQLYAFFAGLFIFAVLLWRRKYTRFHGQLFLEFIVYYSVYRFIVEFFRETTPQAASLGQMASLIMVITTLIVIRIWQLRGKKR from the coding sequence ATGTATCCTATTTTGTTTAGTATTGGCGATTTTTCAGTTTATTCCTATGCAGTGACATTGGCCATCGCATTCGCTGTCGGTGTATTCTGCCTGGTGCGGGAAGCGAGCAAAGCTGGTTTGCCGGAAGAAAAAATGCTGGAGATGTCGATTTGGATTATGGTTGCAGCGATAATCGGCTCCCGGTTGCTTTATGTCATCATCGAGTGGCCATCTTTTGCAGCGGATCCACTGGCAGTGTTTGCTGTGCGCAGTGGCGGACTTTCCTTCCACGGCGGCCTGGCTGGCGGTTTGCTTGCCGGTATATGGTATGCCCGGCGGCACATGCTGCCTGTTGGCAAAGTGGCTGATCTTGTTGCCCCATATCTTGTGCTTGGCTATTCAATCGTACGTATCGGTTGTCTGTTGAACGGCTGCTGCTTCGGCCAACCTTCGGGCGTAGTTTGGGCATTGCCAGCAGCATACTTAGACAGTACGCTCCGGCATCCAACCCAGCTTTACGCTTTTTTTGCCGGCCTTTTCATCTTTGCTGTGCTGCTTTGGCGGCGCAAATATACCAGGTTTCACGGCCAGCTGTTTCTGGAATTTATCGTCTATTACAGTGTATACCGCTTCATTGTGGAGTTTTTCCGTGAGACAACCCCACAAGCCGCCTCTTTAGGACAGATGGCAAGCCTTATTATGGTCATCACTACCTTAATCGTCATCCGCATCTGGCAGCTTCGAGGGAAGAAGAGATAG
- a CDS encoding CoA activase, whose translation MTELLRKQVAGICIGASNIKIIAGEVSEGVFESKLKIVKPHDGNARKVLYDLLRDHVAPNTLVAVTGRKLKDQLELPQISEPEATEIALQQILAGLPEKVEAAASVGGENFMVYELDQSGRIVSVHTGNKCASGTGEFFLQQIRRMNLEPDEAQDLALLDAPYKVSSRCSVFTKSDCTHAMNKGIPKGRVVAGLGRMMATKVAELLKKAGVHNVLLIGGVAKNKTMMAYLEKEGFRVISSEFADTFEALGAAIWAAQNGRPWSGGELSKDNASSFVFYSPLMSFEQKVAFLKDPWQQATPADEYIVGLDAGSTTTKAVLMRTRDQAIVAGAYLRTNGDPVAASRQCYRSLAGQVPPGLKIIGLGVTGSGRQIVGLHGLTTGIINEIIAHTTAAVYLDPEVDTIIEIGGQDAKYTYIINRVPVDYAMNEACSAGTGSFLEEAARETLNIPTEDIAAFALKANKPPNFNDQCAAFISSDIKTAIHEGIGSEDIAAGLVYAVCLNYINRVKGSRKVGRKIFMQGGVCYNKAVPLAMAALTGREIVVPPDPGLMGAFGVALQVWEKLKAGHLPEGNFDLQELAAREVAYGQPFVCAGGTEACDRKCTIARIKLNGKTYPFGGACNKYYNERLQVKHDTAAFDLVAERQRLLFDRPLVPEAPNGKKVGISLSLMTNSLYPFYHAFLTKLGFSIVLPESSIEEGVERRCAPFCYPVELSHGFMADLIAKKPDYILLPHVRATPLINGCPPSTTCPLVQGEPYVLRRTFRDDLGGIEVLVPVLDMPDSYTDSEKEMLLLGARLGVGKSAAKTAFLAAIEAQKDFIARIKITGKKALERAEASSLPTVILFGRSYNAFAGFAHMGIPHKFASRGIMIIPYDMLDSDQDEPIATMHWAAGMGILKAARIVKQKSNLFGCFITNFSCGPDSFIINYFREIMGEKPSLTLELDSHTADVGLDTRIEAFLDIIKGYDANKTALGTEAPFFQAADVFKQGQELMVRTSGGENIPLTDKRVKLIIPSMGDYSTRSLAAVFRYHGIKAAALPPAGEADLHRGKEYSTCKECLPLIQTMGSLFNYLDQREPGEVTIYFMPTTGGSCRFAQYSVLTKQLINKFRLPDLAVLSLSSSNSYGGMGTSFTKRATWAMMISDVMEEIRIAILALATNRAKAILTYQEVEEMLLTAIAGVSWQELQQALIKAAKLLAGIPLHTPLDLAPKVALIGEIYLRRDGFSQRYLAEQLAAKGIVSLIAPVMEWVFYTNYLAARGLRGRHSLPERLKYRLKGVLMRNYERKIKSIFATSGLYDYHLIDIEYLINSVSRFIDPRLTGEAILTLACALTEIIDRVDGVISIGPFGCMPSRIAEAVIKQTIDTEKPDICADRELVNKIMQEHPRLPFLSIESDGSPFPPVIEASLESFIMQTKRIHRTRLKCSQ comes from the coding sequence GTGACAGAGCTATTAAGAAAACAAGTTGCGGGTATTTGCATCGGTGCCTCAAATATCAAGATTATTGCAGGGGAAGTATCGGAGGGAGTTTTTGAATCTAAGCTGAAAATTGTCAAACCCCATGATGGAAATGCGAGAAAGGTATTGTATGACCTCCTTCGCGACCATGTTGCCCCAAACACCCTGGTGGCTGTAACAGGACGCAAGCTAAAGGATCAGTTGGAACTGCCCCAGATTTCAGAACCGGAAGCTACGGAAATCGCCTTGCAGCAAATTCTTGCCGGTTTGCCAGAGAAAGTTGAGGCTGCAGCCAGTGTTGGCGGCGAAAACTTTATGGTTTATGAGCTCGATCAAAGTGGCCGGATTGTTTCCGTCCATACCGGTAATAAGTGTGCCTCTGGGACAGGGGAGTTTTTCCTGCAGCAGATTCGCCGGATGAATTTGGAACCGGATGAGGCACAAGATCTGGCTTTGCTAGATGCTCCATACAAGGTATCTAGCCGCTGCTCCGTTTTTACGAAAAGCGATTGCACCCACGCTATGAATAAAGGAATTCCTAAGGGACGGGTAGTGGCCGGCCTCGGCCGGATGATGGCTACTAAAGTTGCTGAGCTGTTAAAAAAAGCCGGGGTGCATAATGTCTTGTTAATTGGGGGTGTTGCTAAAAACAAGACGATGATGGCATATCTAGAAAAAGAAGGCTTTCGGGTGATATCCTCTGAATTTGCCGACACTTTTGAAGCACTTGGAGCAGCAATCTGGGCGGCACAAAACGGCCGTCCCTGGTCAGGAGGAGAGTTAAGCAAAGATAATGCATCTTCTTTTGTATTTTACTCCCCTTTAATGTCTTTTGAGCAGAAAGTTGCTTTCCTGAAAGATCCCTGGCAGCAGGCAACGCCTGCCGATGAATACATTGTTGGCCTGGATGCCGGTTCAACCACTACCAAAGCTGTGTTGATGCGCACTAGAGACCAGGCCATCGTTGCCGGCGCATATTTGCGCACTAATGGTGATCCTGTTGCAGCTTCCCGGCAGTGTTACCGTTCTCTTGCGGGACAAGTACCGCCAGGATTAAAAATTATCGGGCTTGGTGTGACCGGATCCGGGCGGCAAATCGTTGGATTGCATGGCCTGACAACAGGCATTATCAATGAAATCATTGCTCATACCACTGCCGCCGTATACCTTGACCCCGAGGTTGACACGATCATTGAGATCGGCGGCCAGGACGCCAAGTACACCTATATTATTAACCGTGTGCCAGTAGATTACGCCATGAATGAAGCCTGCTCGGCCGGCACCGGCTCATTTTTGGAAGAAGCAGCCAGGGAAACCTTAAATATTCCCACTGAGGATATCGCTGCTTTTGCCCTTAAAGCAAATAAACCGCCTAATTTTAATGACCAGTGTGCCGCTTTTATCAGCAGTGATATCAAGACAGCAATCCACGAGGGTATCGGGAGTGAAGATATTGCAGCCGGCTTAGTTTATGCTGTCTGCTTAAACTATATCAATCGGGTGAAAGGCAGCAGAAAGGTAGGACGTAAAATATTTATGCAGGGTGGCGTCTGCTATAACAAGGCAGTGCCGCTGGCTATGGCTGCCCTTACCGGAAGGGAGATTGTCGTTCCTCCGGATCCGGGTTTAATGGGTGCTTTCGGCGTAGCTTTGCAAGTATGGGAGAAGTTAAAAGCAGGCCATTTGCCCGAGGGCAATTTTGACCTGCAGGAGCTGGCAGCCAGGGAAGTAGCCTATGGCCAGCCATTTGTCTGTGCCGGGGGGACTGAAGCTTGTGATCGCAAGTGCACCATTGCCCGTATCAAGCTGAACGGCAAGACATATCCCTTTGGTGGCGCATGCAATAAATACTATAATGAGCGTTTGCAGGTCAAACATGACACTGCCGCCTTTGACCTGGTTGCGGAGCGCCAGCGACTGCTTTTTGATCGTCCTCTCGTGCCTGAGGCGCCAAACGGTAAAAAAGTAGGCATCAGTTTATCTTTAATGACAAACAGTCTGTATCCTTTTTACCATGCTTTTTTAACTAAGCTTGGCTTTAGCATTGTTTTGCCCGAATCCTCCATTGAGGAAGGCGTTGAACGCCGCTGCGCCCCATTTTGCTACCCTGTAGAGCTGTCTCATGGTTTTATGGCTGACCTGATTGCCAAAAAGCCGGATTATATCCTGCTCCCTCATGTCCGCGCAACACCGCTGATTAATGGCTGCCCGCCCAGCACCACTTGCCCCCTGGTTCAGGGAGAGCCTTATGTATTAAGAAGAACTTTTCGAGATGATTTAGGGGGCATCGAAGTCCTGGTTCCCGTGCTGGACATGCCTGATAGCTATACCGACAGTGAAAAGGAGATGTTGTTACTCGGTGCCAGGCTCGGTGTCGGCAAATCAGCGGCTAAAACAGCTTTTCTAGCCGCAATTGAAGCACAAAAAGATTTTATTGCCCGGATCAAAATTACTGGCAAAAAGGCATTAGAGCGGGCAGAAGCATCGTCTTTGCCAACGGTAATACTCTTTGGCCGCTCCTACAATGCATTTGCCGGATTTGCCCATATGGGTATTCCCCATAAATTTGCTTCCCGTGGCATCATGATTATCCCCTATGATATGCTTGACTCTGATCAGGACGAGCCTATAGCCACAATGCATTGGGCTGCCGGAATGGGGATTTTAAAAGCGGCCAGAATAGTAAAGCAAAAGTCAAATCTCTTCGGCTGCTTTATCACAAATTTCAGTTGCGGACCAGATTCTTTTATCATCAACTATTTTAGAGAGATTATGGGGGAAAAACCTTCTCTCACGCTGGAGCTCGATTCTCATACTGCTGATGTGGGGCTTGATACTCGCATCGAGGCTTTCCTGGACATCATCAAGGGCTATGATGCGAATAAAACCGCCTTGGGAACTGAAGCCCCTTTCTTTCAAGCGGCCGACGTCTTTAAGCAGGGCCAGGAATTGATGGTGCGGACTTCTGGCGGTGAGAACATCCCGCTTACCGATAAGCGCGTTAAACTGATCATTCCTTCGATGGGCGATTATTCTACCCGCAGCCTGGCAGCTGTTTTCCGTTATCACGGGATCAAAGCCGCCGCGCTGCCACCGGCTGGTGAAGCCGATTTGCATAGAGGCAAAGAATATTCCACTTGTAAGGAATGCCTGCCGTTAATTCAAACCATGGGTTCCCTGTTCAACTATCTCGATCAACGAGAGCCGGGAGAGGTAACCATCTATTTTATGCCGACGACTGGGGGTTCTTGTCGTTTCGCCCAATACAGCGTATTGACAAAACAGCTGATTAATAAGTTTCGACTTCCTGATCTGGCAGTTTTATCCCTTTCTTCTTCAAATAGCTATGGCGGGATGGGAACCAGTTTTACAAAACGCGCTACGTGGGCGATGATGATCAGTGATGTCATGGAAGAAATCCGGATTGCTATCCTTGCCCTGGCGACTAATCGCGCGAAAGCAATACTAACATACCAAGAAGTTGAAGAGATGCTTTTAACCGCAATAGCTGGAGTAAGCTGGCAGGAGTTGCAACAGGCTTTAATAAAAGCCGCTAAGCTGCTGGCCGGAATTCCCTTGCACACGCCTTTGGATCTGGCGCCTAAAGTCGCTCTTATTGGTGAAATATACCTGCGCCGGGATGGTTTTTCACAGCGTTATCTGGCCGAACAACTGGCGGCAAAAGGCATTGTTTCCCTGATTGCCCCTGTAATGGAATGGGTATTTTACACCAACTACCTGGCGGCACGAGGCCTGCGCGGCAGGCATTCCTTGCCTGAGCGCTTAAAATACCGGCTTAAGGGCGTTTTGATGCGAAATTACGAGCGAAAAATTAAAAGTATATTTGCAACATCTGGCCTATATGATTATCATCTAATCGATATTGAATATCTTATAAACAGTGTATCCAGGTTTATCGACCCGCGACTGACAGGAGAAGCCATCCTTACCTTGGCCTGTGCCCTTACGGAAATCATTGACCGGGTTGATGGCGTAATCTCCATTGGACCTTTTGGCTGCATGCCTTCGCGCATTGCTGAAGCGGTTATAAAACAGACCATCGATACTGAAAAGCCGGATATCTGTGCCGACCGGGAGCTTGTCAATAAAATAATGCAGGAGCATCCTCGCTTGCCTTTCCTGAGCATTGAAAGTGACGGGAGTCCCTTTCCGCCGGTGATTGAAGCCAGCCTGGAAAGCTTTATCATGCAAACAAAAAGAATACACCGGACCCGCTTGAAATGCTCCCAGTGA
- a CDS encoding MgtC/SapB family protein, translating into MDLTQKEMIIRLSVALLIGAILGYERTKNRKPAGIRTHALVCISCTTVSMISAYGFAEFAQVRAMDPARLIVGIITGIGFLGAGIIWKEGRGIHGLTTAANIWAVAGLGIAIGLGHFFLAAVTVFFILTALRLSKILNLIGVLPIDIEDKEEKQNED; encoded by the coding sequence ATGGACTTAACCCAAAAAGAAATGATCATCCGTTTATCGGTAGCCTTGCTAATTGGGGCTATTCTTGGTTATGAGCGGACCAAAAACAGAAAACCAGCCGGCATACGAACTCATGCCCTGGTATGTATTTCCTGCACCACTGTTTCCATGATCTCAGCTTACGGTTTTGCCGAATTTGCACAGGTCAGGGCGATGGACCCGGCCAGGTTGATTGTGGGAATTATTACCGGGATTGGATTTCTGGGAGCAGGTATTATCTGGAAGGAAGGCCGGGGAATCCACGGGCTTACAACAGCAGCAAATATCTGGGCAGTTGCTGGTCTTGGCATTGCGATTGGACTGGGACACTTTTTTCTTGCCGCGGTGACGGTATTTTTCATCCTCACTGCCTTGCGCTTATCTAAAATATTAAACCTTATCGGTGTACTGCCAATTGATATTGAGGATAAAGAGGAGAAACAAAATGAAGACTGA
- a CDS encoding sigma-70 family RNA polymerase sigma factor, whose product MATESELIKQAKQGDLQAFECLVLQHQRQAYSIAYRFMGNHEDASDLAQEAFVRAFQSISKFREETSFKTWIHHIVANVCRDELRRRNRHPVSSLDEPVLMEDNEVYRQTADWSMAPDRLYEQKEIQLYLHKLINSLTPEFKMVVVMRELQGFSYEEIAAIIGCSLGTVKSRLSRARQVLRDRIAADRELLLTEARLLSRKGETP is encoded by the coding sequence GTGGCGACGGAAAGCGAGCTCATCAAGCAGGCGAAGCAAGGCGACCTCCAGGCTTTTGAGTGCTTAGTCCTTCAGCACCAGCGCCAGGCATATTCTATAGCATACCGTTTTATGGGGAACCATGAAGATGCCAGTGATCTGGCGCAGGAAGCCTTTGTAAGGGCTTTTCAGTCGATCAGCAAGTTCCGTGAGGAAACTTCATTTAAAACATGGATTCATCATATTGTGGCCAATGTTTGCCGGGATGAATTGCGTCGCCGGAACAGACACCCGGTTTCTTCTTTGGATGAACCAGTTTTGATGGAGGATAATGAGGTTTATAGACAAACTGCCGATTGGTCAATGGCGCCGGACCGGCTGTATGAACAAAAAGAAATCCAGCTCTATCTCCATAAGTTGATTAACAGCCTGACGCCGGAATTCAAGATGGTTGTTGTTATGCGGGAGTTGCAGGGTTTTAGCTATGAGGAAATTGCTGCCATAATTGGGTGCTCTCTTGGAACTGTAAAGTCGCGTCTAAGCAGAGCCAGACAAGTCCTCCGGGATCGAATTGCCGCTGATCGGGAACTTTTATTGACCGAGGCGCGTCTATTAAGCAGAAAGGGGGAAACACCATGA
- a CDS encoding zf-HC2 domain-containing protein translates to MTCSEVKDLLSPYLDGELDSVSRQAVFRHLSLCAHCHNELAEMKQLVKLLACLEEIDPPEDFSAKLSCRLSESVATRQKILGRNRFSFHSWLPFGAAAAIIMALAFSLNLWPVEQRTADVPMVAVSPQLVPDEKPLAPLPAENMVSLKTSAEGSDLAGQQVKAPAEMFIAPAPSSAPPVAPRDQTLQKISPMQIRSVPSLEIVSSGAEPAARNGRSAGEKDAAAEIFESPLVEKWIVSLADIGEGYLRLTSFSKSINWNIAALAESSGTIVLSAEGQMEGLDSLLSFVKELGKLEHRENLLPQLLQEQKNTIRRVNEEINMLLDLKSQADNQGKAEIEAQISQKRNELAALMRRDLSMQMKTSLVRVEVHFIAR, encoded by the coding sequence ATGACTTGCAGCGAAGTTAAAGATCTTCTTTCGCCTTACTTGGATGGGGAATTAGATAGTGTTTCCCGGCAAGCGGTGTTCCGCCACTTGTCTTTGTGCGCGCATTGTCATAATGAACTTGCAGAAATGAAGCAATTAGTTAAACTGTTGGCTTGCCTGGAAGAAATTGATCCGCCGGAGGATTTTTCCGCTAAGCTAAGCTGTCGTCTTTCAGAAAGTGTTGCTACCAGGCAAAAAATCCTGGGACGTAATAGATTTAGCTTTCACTCCTGGTTACCATTTGGCGCTGCTGCCGCCATTATTATGGCCTTAGCTTTTTCTTTAAATCTTTGGCCGGTAGAACAGCGGACTGCTGACGTGCCTATGGTAGCCGTTTCCCCGCAGCTTGTTCCTGATGAAAAACCTCTTGCCCCATTACCGGCAGAAAACATGGTATCATTAAAAACCTCGGCAGAGGGGTCTGATTTAGCGGGTCAGCAGGTAAAGGCACCTGCGGAGATGTTTATAGCTCCCGCTCCGTCTTCCGCTCCGCCTGTGGCACCACGGGACCAGACCTTACAGAAAATTTCACCCATGCAAATAAGGAGCGTACCTTCCTTGGAAATAGTTAGTTCTGGCGCTGAACCGGCTGCCAGGAACGGTAGATCTGCCGGAGAAAAAGACGCAGCGGCGGAGATTTTTGAGAGTCCTTTAGTGGAGAAATGGATTGTCTCTTTAGCAGACATTGGAGAAGGGTATCTTCGGCTAACAAGCTTTTCTAAGAGCATTAATTGGAATATCGCAGCTCTGGCGGAAAGCTCAGGAACGATTGTGCTTTCTGCGGAAGGCCAAATGGAGGGACTGGACAGTCTTTTATCTTTCGTTAAAGAACTTGGAAAATTGGAACACAGAGAAAATTTATTGCCCCAGTTGCTGCAGGAACAAAAAAACACAATTCGCCGGGTTAATGAGGAGATTAATATGCTATTAGATCTTAAATCTCAGGCAGATAACCAGGGCAAAGCGGAAATCGAGGCTCAAATTAGCCAGAAACGCAATGAGCTGGCGGCATTAATGAGGAGAGATCTGTCGATGCAAATGAAAACATCCCTTGTCAGGGTGGAGGTCCATTTTATTGCCAGATAA